From Thalassococcus sp. S3, one genomic window encodes:
- a CDS encoding GntR family transcriptional regulator produces MRTSDLPQRISRRLLQDIAAGSIEAGQHLGAQQLADQYGVSRTPIREAMNILEAKGFLVRQENRGYFVADTDPETLTEVLDQQPESLNDAYHRLAEDWLTGRLPEEVTEQFLRQHYSWSKAWTNDILVRAAREGWIERKEGYGWRFLPVANTPEAFDEIYRFRMAIEPAAMLEPSFELDRKILTEQRRIQEGMLEMDFSAVPAESLLENGALFHEELIKLSGNPYFLMALQRVNRMRRLMEYRAEVNHERLVEQCTEHLEILELLEAGNTVDASYRMRQHLSGALKRKSPIAWNWAADKDAHSP; encoded by the coding sequence ATGCGGACTAGCGACCTTCCCCAACGCATATCGCGGCGCCTCCTGCAAGATATCGCGGCAGGTAGCATCGAAGCCGGTCAGCACCTTGGCGCACAACAGCTGGCAGATCAATACGGTGTCTCCCGGACCCCTATTCGCGAAGCCATGAATATCCTTGAGGCCAAAGGCTTTCTCGTTCGACAGGAGAACCGGGGCTACTTCGTCGCCGACACTGATCCGGAAACCTTGACCGAAGTTCTGGACCAGCAGCCGGAGTCGCTCAACGATGCGTACCACCGGCTTGCAGAAGACTGGCTGACCGGACGCTTGCCAGAGGAAGTGACTGAGCAGTTTCTGCGTCAGCACTATAGTTGGTCAAAGGCCTGGACTAACGACATTCTGGTGCGCGCCGCCCGGGAAGGATGGATCGAGCGCAAAGAGGGTTATGGATGGCGCTTTTTGCCCGTCGCTAATACACCGGAAGCCTTCGATGAGATTTACCGGTTTCGCATGGCCATTGAACCCGCTGCGATGCTGGAGCCATCCTTTGAGTTGGATCGGAAGATCCTCACTGAACAGCGCCGTATCCAGGAAGGCATGTTGGAAATGGATTTTAGCGCGGTTCCTGCGGAGTCCCTTTTGGAGAATGGCGCGCTGTTCCATGAAGAGCTGATCAAGCTCTCAGGTAACCCCTACTTCCTCATGGCCCTCCAAAGGGTCAATCGTATGCGGCGTCTGATGGAATACCGCGCCGAGGTGAACCACGAGCGTTTGGTCGAGCAATGCACCGAGCATCTCGAAATCCTCGAACTTCTGGAAGCGGGCAATACGGTCGATGCGTCTTATCGCATGCGTCAACATCTCAGCGGAGCTTTGAAACGCAAATCACCCATTGCCTGGAACTGGGCGGCTGACAAAGACGCCCACAGCCCCTGA
- a CDS encoding methylglyoxal synthase, giving the protein MKNVALVAHDKKKDQMIAWVRKHEAELSLLTLFGTGTTGARIAEETGLKITPLKSGPLGGDAQIGAMIAEGRLDTLIFFIDPLSALPHDVDVKSLLRLAILYDTTLAVNEATASQLLVPQNAKI; this is encoded by the coding sequence ATGAAGAACGTCGCACTCGTTGCCCATGACAAAAAGAAAGATCAGATGATCGCATGGGTGAGGAAGCACGAAGCAGAGCTGTCTCTGCTTACTCTTTTTGGGACAGGGACGACGGGTGCTCGGATCGCCGAAGAGACTGGTTTGAAGATCACGCCGCTGAAAAGCGGGCCGCTAGGAGGCGATGCGCAGATCGGGGCCATGATCGCCGAAGGGCGTCTCGACACCCTGATCTTTTTCATCGACCCGCTTTCAGCGCTTCCGCACGATGTGGACGTGAAATCGCTCCTTCGCCTTGCTATTCTGTACGACACGACGCTGGCTGTTAATGAGGCGACAGCATCTCAACTGTTGGTTCCCCAAAATGCAAAGATCTAA
- a CDS encoding GFA family protein has product MYRGSCLCGAVRIFVEGDLPRPTACHCQQCRKHSGHFEASIDIPRTALRVEGEDAVRWYQSSEKVRRGFCGTCGSTLFWDPIHHDWTAVAMGMFDGPTNTSLAMHIFVSEKGDYYEMADGLPQNET; this is encoded by the coding sequence ATGTATAGAGGGTCTTGCCTTTGCGGCGCCGTAAGGATTTTCGTGGAAGGCGATCTGCCACGTCCGACCGCATGCCACTGTCAGCAGTGTCGCAAGCACTCTGGTCACTTTGAGGCCTCCATAGACATTCCGCGTACGGCACTTCGGGTCGAAGGAGAGGATGCAGTGCGCTGGTACCAGTCGTCTGAAAAGGTGCGACGGGGCTTCTGCGGCACCTGTGGATCGACACTGTTCTGGGATCCGATCCACCATGACTGGACGGCCGTGGCCATGGGCATGTTCGATGGTCCAACGAATACATCTCTCGCAATGCATATCTTTGTGTCCGAGAAGGGGGACTACTACGAGATGGCAGACGGCCTCCCTCAAAACGAAACGTAG
- a CDS encoding DUF2087 domain-containing protein, translating into MPKTPLPLHADDLTVFARSLAKQLGDASPSHLVLMNMAARAAGFQNVQHMRSLHAAGQRLARVADAPSVDSRAVGRALHQFDASGCLLRWPSKRNAQTLALWAVWARLPPARSMSEKELNEHLNVEHMFEDSATLRRTMVSCGLLSRRNDCTDYRRVKQEPPVEAKALIQARNVRRRNRVPKAEELGHV; encoded by the coding sequence ATGCCTAAAACCCCTCTGCCGTTACACGCGGACGATTTGACCGTGTTTGCGCGATCCCTCGCCAAGCAACTCGGTGACGCAAGTCCATCGCACCTCGTGCTTATGAATATGGCCGCGCGTGCCGCAGGTTTTCAAAACGTTCAACACATGCGCTCGCTCCACGCTGCTGGCCAAAGGCTTGCCCGCGTAGCTGACGCGCCTTCGGTTGACTCGCGGGCCGTAGGGCGCGCCTTGCATCAATTCGATGCCAGTGGGTGCCTCCTTCGCTGGCCGTCCAAACGCAACGCACAAACGCTTGCTCTTTGGGCGGTCTGGGCAAGACTGCCGCCGGCAAGGTCAATGTCGGAGAAAGAACTCAACGAGCATCTTAACGTCGAACACATGTTCGAAGATTCAGCAACCCTGCGGCGCACAATGGTCTCCTGTGGTCTTCTTTCGCGGCGCAACGACTGTACCGACTACCGACGCGTCAAGCAGGAGCCGCCAGTCGAAGCGAAAGCTCTCATTCAAGCACGGAATGTGCGGCGCCGGAACCGTGTGCCAAAGGCAGAGGAATTGGGTCATGTATAG
- a CDS encoding MFS transporter: MADWRGALALSVLPTLLAGVCFLWVVRAVPLSETPRIERKDLVLLLKAWRSRKGVRLVAVVSLYNMALIALLSMIPLYLTKVHTLSPGKIGIIFAAILIGRAPAQPWVGSISDKLGRFAVLAAGNGLAALAVRGLAFDPTFWVMIAMLAFGVASLDSVRAAMLAATVDHAGRNESTTLGFAFTLLDGVGAFGAVLAGIAAGISWGAMFCLASALTGGAAVLAISNLRDSARPKSPKSVALIDGESMTIEKAKAEHARQYWFL, from the coding sequence GTGGCCGATTGGCGCGGCGCCTTGGCCCTTTCGGTGCTTCCAACCCTCCTGGCTGGCGTATGCTTCCTATGGGTCGTGCGGGCGGTTCCTCTATCCGAAACTCCGCGTATCGAGCGTAAGGATCTCGTACTGCTTCTGAAGGCTTGGCGCAGTCGAAAGGGCGTCCGCCTCGTTGCCGTGGTCTCACTCTACAACATGGCACTGATCGCTCTGCTGAGCATGATCCCTCTCTATCTGACGAAGGTTCATACCCTGTCCCCAGGGAAAATCGGGATCATCTTCGCCGCCATTCTTATTGGACGGGCACCGGCTCAGCCTTGGGTCGGATCAATTTCCGACAAGCTCGGCCGCTTTGCGGTCCTCGCAGCTGGAAACGGGCTTGCTGCGCTGGCTGTTAGGGGACTGGCGTTTGACCCTACGTTCTGGGTCATGATCGCGATGTTGGCCTTTGGGGTCGCTTCGCTGGACTCCGTTCGAGCGGCAATGCTGGCAGCCACGGTCGATCACGCGGGTCGCAATGAAAGCACTACCTTGGGTTTCGCATTCACCTTGCTGGATGGGGTAGGTGCGTTTGGCGCGGTTCTGGCCGGGATTGCCGCTGGCATATCCTGGGGTGCCATGTTTTGCCTCGCTTCAGCTCTTACTGGCGGCGCGGCCGTTCTTGCCATCAGCAATCTGCGCGATTCAGCTAGACCCAAAAGTCCTAAGTCAGTTGCTCTGATTGATGGAGAAAGCATGACGATCGAAAAGGCCAAAGCCGAACATGCGCGGCAATACTGGTTCCTTTAA
- a CDS encoding MFS transporter, translating into MTERSLITWFAVGHAVGHFAIDWPIAALWLIVPDTGLAMDLSPAEIGLLFTLFSAGGALAYVPAGFVADRFSNRGRLLVSTFFWVVVG; encoded by the coding sequence ATGACAGAACGATCCCTGATCACCTGGTTCGCCGTAGGACACGCCGTAGGACACTTCGCCATTGATTGGCCAATTGCGGCGTTATGGTTGATCGTACCGGATACTGGCTTGGCCATGGACCTTTCCCCCGCTGAAATTGGTCTGCTATTCACGCTGTTTAGCGCTGGCGGCGCTTTGGCCTATGTGCCAGCAGGCTTTGTCGCCGACCGGTTTTCGAACCGCGGTCGCCTTCTTGTCAGCACCTTTTTCTGGGTCGTCGTCGGCTAG
- a CDS encoding helix-turn-helix domain-containing protein — protein sequence MAETGMPPSKWLRHARVLRAMSPQSVTSVAFDMAYEATSAFSYMFRQTLGVSPREVLRNR from the coding sequence ATCGCAGAAACAGGCATGCCACCGTCGAAATGGTTGCGCCACGCACGGGTCTTGCGTGCCATGTCGCCGCAGAGCGTAACCTCGGTTGCCTTCGACATGGCATACGAAGCTACAAGCGCGTTCAGCTACATGTTCCGACAAACCCTGGGCGTCAGTCCGAGAGAGGTTTTGAGGAACCGGTAG
- a CDS encoding ATP-binding cassette domain-containing protein, translating to MERAIETRGLCYAFGKGQARTQVLFDVDLTIDRGEVIVLKGASGSGKTTLLTILACLRDMQDGDAMVLGEDLVGASASLQVHIRRRLGFIFQAHNLHDALTALQNVRMGLELHGGKAKGQWREAGKHLLGLLGLADRVHYKPRNLSGGQKQRVAVARALIANPDIVFADEPTAALDAESGRIVIEMLKDLAETRGTTSLIVTHDERVIRMASRVLTMDQGRLVADEKVEKDAQKELAQ from the coding sequence ATGGAACGTGCGATTGAGACACGGGGGCTGTGCTATGCTTTTGGCAAAGGTCAGGCCCGCACGCAGGTTTTGTTTGACGTCGACCTAACAATTGATCGCGGCGAAGTCATCGTGCTCAAAGGGGCGTCAGGCTCAGGCAAGACCACCTTGCTCACGATCCTCGCTTGTCTGCGCGACATGCAGGACGGAGACGCAATGGTCCTCGGCGAAGACCTTGTCGGAGCGTCTGCAAGCCTGCAGGTCCATATTCGCAGGCGCCTTGGCTTCATCTTTCAGGCGCACAACCTGCATGACGCCCTGACAGCCCTTCAAAACGTGCGCATGGGGCTGGAGTTGCATGGCGGCAAAGCCAAAGGGCAATGGCGCGAGGCAGGCAAGCACCTCTTGGGTCTTTTGGGCCTTGCCGACCGTGTCCATTACAAACCGCGCAATTTGTCAGGCGGACAAAAGCAGCGCGTGGCCGTCGCCCGGGCACTTATCGCCAATCCCGACATCGTCTTTGCGGATGAACCGACCGCCGCGCTCGATGCGGAGAGCGGGCGGATCGTGATCGAGATGTTGAAAGACCTCGCCGAAACGCGTGGCACCACCTCTTTGATTGTCACCCACGATGAACGGGTCATTCGCATGGCATCGCGGGTTCTGACGATGGATCAAGGTCGCCTGGTTGCAGACGAAAAAGTGGAAAAAGACGCCCAAAAGGAGTTAGCACAATGA